Within Eublepharis macularius isolate TG4126 chromosome 19, MPM_Emac_v1.0, whole genome shotgun sequence, the genomic segment CAGGAAAGTTAAAGAGTTTAGGTTGGTTCCTTGAGGCAAAATTGAAGGGCACTGTTGGAGCCATAAAAAAGCCACTGCAGTGTAGCGGATAGCGTGTCGGTCTGAAATCCCCAGATGGATAGCTCTGTTCTTCCATACAACTCACTGGGCATCCTTGCTCCAGTCATTCCATACCTAACCAACcccgcagggctgttgtgaggataaaataaggaaAGGAGAACCCTGTTTGCTGCCCCGGGCTTCTTGGAGGTAAGGCAAGagttttaaaaaggaaggaaTGGAGTGGTAGAGGTGTGCAACATGGAAGACTAGGCCAGTTTATGGAAGAACGATGTGATGTGACTTGTGGGGCATCCGACGGCATAGCCAGCTTTCTGACTAACTGCCtttgtttcccttttttaaaagactttgtgGGCCTCgtgggggagggagggctccAGCATGGCCATGGGAGTGCAGGACCAGTACGAGCCAGTGGCGGAGATCGGCATTGGGGCTTACGGCACCGTCTTCAAGGCCCGAGACCTGCAGAGTGGCAAGTTCGTCGCCCTCAAGAACGTGCGCGTGCAGAGCAACGAGAACGGGCTGCCGCTGTCAACTGTGCGTGAAGTTGCCCTGCTGAAGCGGCTAGAGAACTTTGACCATCCCAACATTGTGCGGTGAGGGAGACCGATGAGCATGGGGCGCCTTATGGAAGAGTATCAAAAGAATCCTGCCGGATCAGACtagtatagaatcatagggttggaaggggcctccagggtcatctagtccaaccccctgcacaatacaggaaattcacaactacctccctttcccccacaatacacccagtgacccctgctccatgcccagaagatggcaaaacactgtcaggatccctagctgaactggcctggggaaaatggctacctgACCCCCATGGTGGCAATCGGCGTtgtcctgggcatgtaagaaggggccacaggtAATCTGTCTAGTCCAGGGCTCCTCATTCTTGTTGAGCCTGAGGGCACTGAGCAAGCGCTTTCTAGCACACAAAAAGGAAAGATAGAAATGACAGTAGAAAGTACATAGAGACTTATATAAAGTACGAAGCCCTGCATTTGAGTTACATTtgagctacaacagaaaagtatattcaaaatatgtaccGGCATAACTAGTTTATATAATAGttctcttcccctttccttgAGTGATTATACTGTAATAGCAATAATTTTAATCAATCTCTTCCATATTTCGTGTCTCTATTATGATTACCTTAATTTAGCTTAGTTTCGACCTAAGTAAGCAAAGAAATCTTCCCGTTTTTTCCGGAATTCCCACCCCCATTTTGTTAAGTTAAAAACCAAGTTCTAAAATGGTGCCGTGACCCATGGCAGACTTGGGGGGGATGGTATCTTTTAGTCTGGCCTGCAGCCACCCATCTAGTTCTCAAAACTTTGCTGGATCAGCCCTATTTGCTATCCTCTCTGGTACAAGGCATGTTTATCTGTCCAAACCCTACCTGCTTTGttgagcaggggggaaagggataGCAGAGGACTGGCTGACTGGTTCATACCCCATGGAGAAGAATCATCAAAGCCTCCACTGTTACCAAGTAATCCAGGTCAGAATTTAGGCCCAGAGCCTGCAATCTAGGAATTGACCCAAACTTGTTATTCCACTCCGCTCTCTGCGGCATCTTCAAAGAAATACATGCAGTTTACAACTTGGGTAGTGTTGCCTTCGAAGGGCAATTCACAGCCAAGATTTGTAAATGATTGCGGGAAATTGCCAGGCCGGGATAAGGAAAATTTGCAGAGGCTGTAATAAGGGCCACTGGGACAAGGGCGGGGAAGTGATATGGGTGGGGTGTTGTTTGTATGATAAGGGAATGGGGGCAGTGAGAGATCGCATGATTGAGGTAGCTAAAATTGTGAGTCTCAGTTGAAGGGCACACAATAAGGCGTGCAGCGCAATAGCATGCCTGAAGCTGCCTTACGAgacaatcctctttatagatcatttggaatggatttttttgtgtgcggaacaaaaaatccacctcaaacgattgataaagtgcattatccaacgtgtgcggaatcagctggtCTACTGAGGTCGGTATTgtcaactctgactggcagcgggtgtccagggtctcaggcctttcacatcatcCATCCGGAGCCGCTGAAACGGACCTTGTGCATCCAAGGCAATTGCTCCAGCGCTGACCCGCAtttactgcctgatccttttaactggagaattAACCTGGCTCCTTCTGCATGACAAGCAGGTTCTGTACCGCTGAGCTACAgccccctctctttccctcctaCATAGTCATCGTCCCACTCTTGTCCCAAATGTACAGCGCTGGGTCTTGCAACCTGTGTCAGTTCCAGCCTGCTCTCAGTTTTAGGATAGTGCTTAACTGCTGATCGTATCGGAGAACCATGTTCGTCACCCCCCTTCTTGTAGTTCTGGAATGCTTACGAAGCACCCTTCCCCTCATCATCCTCTAGGCTCATGGATGTTTGCACGACGACGCGGACTGAACGTGAAACCAAAGTAACGCTGGTGTTCGAGCATGTGGATCAAGACCTGAGAGCGTATCTGGATAAAACACCCCCTCCTGGCTTACCAGCAGAGGCAATTAAGGTAATTCTTCTGGGTGTTCGGTGGATTCCGGACCCATTTTGGGGAAGTGCCAGTTTTCTGGGCAGGTATCTGAATGTACGTTACATAAGACATTGCGATGCGGCATGCTTTTCTGTATTATCCAGGACATGATGCGTCAGTTTTTGAGCGGTTTGGAGTTCTTGCACGCAAACTGCATTGTTCATCGTGACCTCAAGCCCGAGAATATCTTAGTAACCAGTTCTGGTCAAGTCAAGCTGGCTGACTTTGGCCTGGCTCGTATCTACAGCTGCCAGATGGCTCTGACACCATTGGTAAGTATCTGGCCTGGATTTAGCAAAAACCcgggatgattttttaaaaatcccaaattcTCCTCCTGTTTAATTCTTTCCAATTGGGAGGTTCGCTATGAATCAGTTCTCAAACTTTTGAGACTTTCTATGTGATTGGGAGCTAGGAACTACTGTTAAAAAACAAGAGTTTCCCAAACGGTGTAACAGGAGATGCCCGAGCGGGTTCTATAGGAAGGCAGTTCTGTTCCCAGCTGCAGAATATTAGGCTCAACTAGGAGTCCATGTGTGCTGGCTAGATATTATGGCAAAGTACAGCTGTCGTGTGCACATGGGCGCACAGAGTTGGTGAGCAGCAGAGAGGCATTTCCTGTATGGCTTGGCCAGGCCAGAACCTGAAACCATTTCAAGTATGTATCTTGAGGTGAGGTCTCGTAACTCCACAGCACATGAGTTCCTCCTCTTTTGGATTGGAGACGTTAAAGAGTGTTGTACTGCATGGAGTAAAGGGATGCTATCCCGTGAATGCTATCTCTGTTCCCCTCGGCAGGTAGTTACTCTTTGGTACCGTGCACCGGAAGTGCTGCTCCAATCAACCTACGGCAGTCCTGTGGACATGTGGAGTGTTGGCTGCATTTTTGCAGAGATGTTTCGAAGGAAGTGAGTGGGTCTGGGAGAGGATGTGGGACGGTCCACCAAGGGGGAAATGGTTGTTGGTACATCAGACCAAATGCAGGGAGTGGGACGTGGTTTTGCTGTAGGAAGTGGATCTTTAGATACTCCCAAATGGCTGTAGGTTGCTAAAATGCCTGCAAGTAGCTACAGTCTGATATACTCTGCATCAAGAATGAAATACAATTAAAAGAGAAGCACtgtaggagacctgggttcgCATCCCCATTCTTCTATGGAAACTCACAGGACCGGCCACacgctttcagcctaacctccctcacagggttgttgtgaaaataaaacggaggaggggagaatggtgctgtaagctgctttgagttccctcccagggagaaaagcggggtataaatgcattttaaaaatggctcCTCCTATCTCATCCATTAAAATAATTTACAATTGTTCTATAAAACAGCATTGCTTGAGTGTTTGCAGAAGCTGGGGTGGGAAGACTCTGGTTTTGCTTTGGGAGGAGGGCTGAATTTTGTTTAAAGAGGTTAcatccttttttcccctctgagcTTTCGACGAGAGTAGAATACATTCTAAACaagcccgctgatgcggggagggcggaatataaatgtaataaattaaattaaaattaaacaaaaggCAAGATGAAGAGGTTCAATATGGGTAAAGGTTACACACCAGGTAATAATGTGAAGGCAGAACTTTTGCCTCCAGATCCCTGTAGTAGGAAGTCCCACATACTGCCCCCTGGGCTTGGCAGACCCCCTGCTCCTTGTACGTTCCAATCGGCTTGTTACCAAGGTCAGCAGCACAGCTGGGAAACAATAGATTAGGGCTGGTCCTGCCTGGAGCTTCTGTCATGCTTATCTTTCAGGCTGATAGAGCAGACAGGCTGTTGCCACATCTTTTTTCTgcagagcagccccccccccggctcctccCTGTCTATCTGGGGGGGCAGGGAACGGGGTTGGGGTTGCAACTGGGCAGAAGTTGGCCTGCCTTTCTTCCTCTGCGGCTGTCAAGCAGGCATGTCGAGCTGAAAGGACCTTCTGCTAAGGAATGGAATTCTTCCCAAAGCTTGTGTAGGGGGGATATAAAACCTGCCCTGGGCTCGTTTTACTGGATTGCGGAGGAAGAATCCACCCACAATGTCCTTCATTGTCAGAAACACCCCCTGGTTTTTTTATTAATTtagaaagggacagcattaaaaGAATGTTTCGTGCCATAACACTATTCTGGCATTGAAGGCAGAGCATGAAATGGCCCTCATTTGTCTCACACGAGCTTTCATTCTTGGTTGACCCGTTTTTGTTATTTGCTTGTGACTGTGGGCTAGCTGGCTCTCCAAGGCCTCTGTGCACATGTGAGCGGAGTGGACCTTTTGTTCACAGTGGCCTTGTGATGCCCTGGCCTTTCTTTGTGTTCTTGATCTGGTCCAAGAGAACTCGTTTAACTCCTCTTTTCATGCGCTGACCCTAACAGTCAGAGAACCTCTGTCTCGTGCCGTCTGTTTGTAAAAGGATTTGGTCATCCCACACTTGCTCAGACCAAGTTTACTCTCATGAGAAAAAACCATCTCATGGCTTCCATATTGGGCGCAACAGGGAGGTTTTTTATTCAGTTGCTCTAGTTGCTCAGCTCCATCAATGAGTCACTAGAAGGAAGTGGTTGTTAAAAAGAATGGTTGCAGATGTAAAAGGCCATGTCTCTGTGAACATTTTGACATTTCTGGTTCTTTGCCTTGGTTTACAAGTGTAGAAAGCCAGTGCAGGGGGAAATTCATTTGAAAGAAGCCCATATATTCTGGTGTCTGTATTCTGAACACAGACACCTGTATTCACGTGAAAGGAGTTACAGACACGTTCTTGGGAAAGCAGCAAGAAACGAGACAACATTCCAGACGGTGTCTGGAATGAGGAATTTCTCCTACAAGGAAGAGAGATTATTGAACTGACTGTTATGACTAAAGTCTGATGGCACTTTTATGAGTGCAGATTTGGAAAATTGACATTGTATGACTTGCAGACGGTGAAGAGACTGACAAGTGGCTATAAATTCTAATGGCTTGGGTTGAAGTATTTGAACTGACAGTAAAAAAGTATAAGCAGTTAGATAGTTACggtggtgtttttcttttcattaGAGCATTTTAGATGTTACTGTCCCTCTTTGTTGTGTAGTGCAGGGGGGGATATCTAGTGGTTTCTCACATTTTTATCTCCCCTGCCTCTCAGGAGCTCAGGGTGATATTTAAAAAGTTCCATCTTGTAGACAGGACAGTGTCTGCTTGTTGTAGAGGAATGGCCCCCTTCTTGGTGGGAAAAGCCTTTTTGAGGATGCCGACAAGCTTTTGGGGCGTTGGGCAGCTTGAGACAGGGCACCTCTTAGAAAGTTTGTTCTGACCTTTGAGGTTATGGTTGAGGGATGGGTCTTGTGTGACCAGAAATAATTGTTGGGTAGTTTTACTCCTGTTTTTGTGACAGTTTTTAAATAACCCTGCCACAAGTCCTCTGTGGAAACAAGTGTGTTAAAAATTCTATAAATGAGGGCTTGCCGTGTACTGCTCCTAAGGTTACCAGCCtgcagatggtagctggagatctcctggaatgacaactgatctccaggcaacagagaccacttctcccggagaaaatggctgctctgaagggtgaactctgtggcattatatcccactgaggcccctcccctccacaagccatgccctttccaggctccacccccccaaatctccaggaatttcccaacctggacttggcaaccctaactgctcCCTACATCCAGGGATAGAATGAGGAAATCCTATAGGGGGATCTCCTCTCTCCTGGGAGTGTGGTGCTTGTGTCAGTTGTTTCCCGCACCCCAGAAACCCATGTATTGGGTCCTTTTATTAGTGGCCTGGGTGGCTGTTAGGCCTGGGTATAAAGGCGGGGCCTACGGGATACCACCACAGTAACCGCAGTTCTCTTTGTGCTCCGCAGGCCTCTCTTTTGTGGCAACTCCGAAGCTGACCAGCTGGGCAAGATTTTTGAGTGAGTCCCATTCGCCTCTTTTGTTCCCGTGGCCAAGTCACCAGGGGATGGCCGCCTCTTtttgtctcttccctcccccaccatggGGCCTTCCGCGATGCACTTGGCGTGACTCACCTCTTGATGAGGGTGCTAAGCCCAAAGCTTGTGTAGCTAGTGAGTCAGGAACAGGGAAGCGTCAGTTATCTCGGTTGTGAAAACTCCCTTTCGGTTGACCTTTCTGCCACATCACAAAGCCGGCCGGCCAGAGGCCACAGGGGGAGTCAGCTGATAATTCCAAGTATGTGCTAAGTCGGGCCACCTTTTGGATCAAAGCACCAGaaagggcggggtgggggagaagaaatgAAAGATCTTACCTTTGAAGAGGTTGGGTGTGCTGGCAAACGAATGTTGAACTTGGGATACGCAAGTGgttgactgagagcagaactacaagtgacaaaaggcacaggttggacactcgtcagcttcccccaagttttgatgggaaatgtaggcagcttggcggaatgttggacaagtgacagttgaaaagtccgttggacagcagtcggagagccaagctgcaagaccagcacgcctacatttcccatcaaaacttgagggaagctgacaagtgtccaacctgtgccttttgtcaattgtagttccgctctgagcctCAAGAGCTTACTTCCTTGTCGGAGGAAGGTATCATCGCTCTGTCCCCCCTACAACCTGCACCCACAGTTCTGTGCTTGTCACACCGCATGTGTccttatttttactgttttttattcTGTTCTTGTTTTAACTCTCCAGAGCTGATTCTGTATcgaaataaattgattgatttgcTGGAGCTAATGGGATGCATCGGTACCACCTGCTTATTCAGCAATAAACTGGGCCCAAGAACACCCAGATGCACCCAGAACACgcatctagaacaggagatacCCCAGTTTCTGAGTCAAACCTTCCCTCTAACATTAGCATCTCCATTtcgttgggattaagtttcagtttgttagccttcGTCCATCCCCAAACTGCCTCTAAGCACATGTTCATTTTGCTCTGGATGTGTTTTGTAGGAGGTGAAGAGGGAAATAGGGAGAGGGAAGAAGGCAAAGAGAAGGGAGAAAGCCGGGTGGCCTTTGTTCATTTCTCACGCAAGTGGCTATTGCAAATTCTGGTTTTTCTGGTTCCTAAAAATTTCACCTTTAGTTAGGAGCATCACAGCCCTTTTTGAGTTACATGAAGAGAAGAAATCGAGTTAGGCTGAATGACGGAGAATCTCAAAGGGCTGAGGCTGTACCTTTTTAGCTATGTTTTCATAAATGTCACCTTaggatgcaaaatagtaaagagtccagtagcacctttaagactaaccaacttttttttgcagcataagctttcaagaactgcagctctctttgtcagatgcatctgacgaagggagctatggttctcaaaagcatatgctacaataaagctggttagtattaaaggtgctactggactctttactgttttgcaactacatactaacacagcgaacttctctggatctatgaccgttTGACCCTGGGCTGCTGTAGCTGATGTGTTCTCCTTGACTTGCAGTCTAATTGGCCTCCCCTCCGAGGAAGACTGGCCACTGGACGTGTCTCTGCCACGCTGTGCTTTTGCTGCTCGCCTCCCACAACCAGTTGAGAAATTTGTACCCGAAATCGAGCTCCCAGGGGCTCAGCTGCTTTTGGTAAGTTCCCCAAGAGATGAAGAGGGAGAGCAGTAGCTGTGGACAGGGGGACTGGAACGCTGTCTGCTGCAAAAAGGACACTTGAGGGGGCACATGCGTGGTGTTAGGGCAGTGGCCTCCGAGAAAGTAAGGGTTGTGGCTTAGTGAGAGAGGACATGGTTACTGTGCAGTCAGTTCCATACTTCCTCCCGTCGACTCTTGTTTGAAGGGTGGTAGAGCTTCCTTTGCCCTAGTCCCCGGAGAGAATCGTTGCTAGTCAAAAGAAAAAGTGGCTCCCAAAGGAAATTAGAGAAATTCATGGCGGTCCATCAGTAGCTACTCGCCACGGTGTTTAAAGGGAGCCCTCCACGTCCAGAGGCAGAAcatttctgaataccagtgctaggaaacAACATCAGGAGACAAGCTTTGGCCTCTCAAGAAATCCTGGAGGTTTGGCACACTGCCTCTGCAACACTCATCTGTCCTTGTGTGCTCTGTTGTTGGCTCTCCAcagcaactggttggctactacGTAAGACAAGAGGCTGGCCAGATGGACCACCGGTCTGATCCCATagggctcttcttaggttcttTCGGTGCTTAGTTTGATGGCTCACTGAGCTGTCTTCTtgcaaggcaacttcatgtgtgcaCAGGTTGGGCTTTAAAGGTGT encodes:
- the CDK4 gene encoding cyclin-dependent kinase 4, whose amino-acid sequence is MAMGVQDQYEPVAEIGIGAYGTVFKARDLQSGKFVALKNVRVQSNENGLPLSTVREVALLKRLENFDHPNIVRLMDVCTTTRTERETKVTLVFEHVDQDLRAYLDKTPPPGLPAEAIKDMMRQFLSGLEFLHANCIVHRDLKPENILVTSSGQVKLADFGLARIYSCQMALTPLVVTLWYRAPEVLLQSTYGSPVDMWSVGCIFAEMFRRKPLFCGNSEADQLGKIFDLIGLPSEEDWPLDVSLPRCAFAARLPQPVEKFVPEIELPGAQLLLEMLTFNPYKRVSAFQALHREYFQDKRAGDG